acactatttattttttttgttctttttttcgaCTCGCTATTCGTTTCACCTTTAGGATCGACCGCAGACAGGTGGAGAGAGGCAAAATGAAAGCTGACTTGGAATCTTTCGCCAGTGACTTTTACTTTTTGTGCTGTTTGTTAAATTTGtcggtaattttcttttctttttttttttacgttattgttattatttgtacGGTTCAGTGATggctatttttgttattgtttattgtttatcatTTTCGATACCTGATTAATGATTTGTTGAATTGAGTGCTGTTAAGTTTGTGAGTTGGTCATTTAAAGGATTGCAACTCGTAAAATGaaggatgtaaagaaaaaaaaagacgacaaaAAGATGTAgagatgatagtagtagtagtagtagtagtagtagtaggagagagagagagagagagagagagagagagagagcaaacgtTGGAAGGAATGActtgcacaagagagagagagctctagCCAGTGTGCAGAGTGCCTCCGTCCGTGTGGTGCGAGGCTACGGGAGAAACTAGGAAAGGAGCACaacaggaatgaagggaggaagacgaggaggatgcAGCGAGAGTGGCTAGGGGGGTGAACACGATGATGGGTTATGGTGGCCAGCAGTGGTCAGGGAGTGGGCGGTGGGGAGTAGGGGTGTTACAGGACTGGGCTGGAAGGATCAGGGTGGCTGGGAACGCGGAGTGAAAGTGAAGACGCCAGCCAGTTGCTCACTACCCCCTCTGGCGGTTAGTGACTGTAGAAGGCTCAGTCTATCAGTCAAgtcactcttttcctccttccctcagtaCCTTCAGATGATTAAATTACTACTTTCATGAAGAATGGACTTtagtaaaataatgataatgttttggtacataaaaggaAGGGTGTTGGAGGTCAAAGCTTATACATATTCAATGGCTTCgtgttttgattgtttgttccttctcactttctccctccagTGAATAATTAGTAGTAGGGTCTTGCTTTGTGTGTACCCGTCTGGAGCGTTAAGATTCAGGGAGTTGTTGTGGCATTACTCTTTCATCCTTGATTGCTCCTGGCTGGTATTTCCTGTGACGAAACCTGTGGATCCCAACGTACttaccgtttattattattattattattattattattattattattatcatcattatcacaactattactgctactgttatgTCTTCAATCTCATATCAGACCTACACACCACACGCATGCTACCGGTGCAAGTTGTATATGGTATTAAGCAGCTATCTTGAAACCTAGCATGGAGGTAACTACCTAAATATAAATTACCGTCTGTTGTTTACAAGTCTTAGATATGAAACGTGTTTGTCTAACCCTTATTTATTTGTCCTTAGTAGGATATTCAGTGATATTTGTTGAAAGCTAGCAGGGGTAactaatataaatatatattttttttacgagcTTGAAAATTTTAAACAGCGCACAGTTATTTCTGTTTATATGCCTATTTAAGGATATTCAATTATATTACTGAAATATAGTAGGATGGTAACTAATAAAATGAACTGCTATCCTTTATTTACGAACCTCAAATGTCAACTATGGTATGCCTGACATTTGTTTCTTGATAGATTACGAATAGACTCCATAATCGgattgttagtgttgagtcattatgGAACTTAAAAGAATATACAGACAAATTTCAAAATGAGAATGATGAtggatatgtttcatacagggactgccacgcgtTGGTCTGACGActtttgcagctttccttattttcttatcatcgTATGTACTTGTGTTACAGGGGGATGGTGAGTCTGCCCCTGATACCCCTCCACCAGAGACTGCCCCAGATAGCTCCCCGCCCTCCACACCCACTACCTCCCCCGATGACTTCCCGGACAAGAAGGTACAATCCAGCCCCAAAGCCACCAGGTCTTCCCAGCAAAAGAAGGCAAGGAACAGTGCCAAAGCCTCACAAGACACTCAACCGCCCCTGAAACTCAGTCTGCACGTGGATGGAATGTCCGTGACTCTCTTCGTCGTGTCCTTCCTCACAAGAATCTGGCGGCTGGACTCTCCCAGGGGCATTGTGTAAGTTTGGGTTGTTTGCTAGTAGGGAGTGATTCTGGGGTCGTATTCTCGAGTGTCAAAGCGCGTTTCAACATTTTATgggtgaggatgataggtggaagtaggatggatgaggatgaaaagtgaaagtaggtaggtatgttttcaCGGTTTTTCCCATGTTTATCCGTAAATTCATAGATTCTTGTACTTGTCTCTTAAGTTGTTCTCAAGCCTTGAAGAAACTAAATTTACTTGGtattccttcgtttttctttctgtccttgcgaactttttttttttcatgccgtTATGGATCTTAAAGGGTGACCATAGCAGTgaaagtgttaaaaaaaaaaaaagactgaggaaAGAATATGTATAAAAACAAGAGTACTTACCGTGGTGCAGCTCAGCCATTGCTAGTTTCTGTGTTGTTGAACTTGAAGGAACAGACGGCAGGCAAATACatagagatgggaaggaattatgaccattgatttttttttttttttcttttcttacatgctttgttgtaattctttttttcttaatcaagCAAGTTcttaaattataaataaatataatggaGATTTCATAATTCATAAGGTATTTTGTTCATAAACTCTAACAACCATGTTTAATTACAGTTTACTTTATATAAGATACTAAAACCATGTTGTTGCTTGTAATTGCAATTATCCTTTCTACTTAATCCAACATCTCTTAATTAATAACAGCAATCCATATTGATAATACCActtattaattattgttataACTAAACTCTTCATTGTGCATCCCTCCAACCTTTCATTACGGTGAACATGTTTTGCAGGTTTGACGAACTTCACTATGGGAAGTACGCTGGTTTATATATGcaaaacactttcttctttgatTCCCAGCCACCTCTTGGAAAGCAGCTGATAGCTTTTGCAGCTTACCTAGCTGGCTTTGATGGTATGTTGGCTAGTAATCTGCTGTTATTCAGTTGTTGACTTATAATCCTCGTATCCCACTTTCATCATATTCACTATGTATATTACAGTACTATCTAGTAATAggaaatgtgggaaaaaaatttctTCTTACTTCATAATTACTGACTTggcacttttcttttttagctcAGTATATAGGATGCTTATCAGTTTTTAATATCAAGAAGGCATATGACTGAAACTTATGATTATAAagcgataaataaataaggtcaCAAAATCCTTCTTTATctcattgtattttttgttgACCTCTCTCTGATTTGAATTgacctttttatttcccaaatgTGACAGGAGGCTTCAAGTTTGAGCGGATTGGCACTCCATATGATGCCATGGTGCCAGTGGCAGCTATGAGGATGGTGCCAGCTTTCTTTGGCTCCCTCTTGATGCCGACTGTTTACAATCTGATGGTAGAGCTTGGCCTGTCACACTACACTGGGGCTCTTGCTGCATTCCTCATGATTTTTGGTGAGTACTCAGTCTTGTGTGCTTGCATGCTGCTTTAGATCTGGATTTGTAGTACTTGATAAATAGGGACTGCTACATGTAggtcttcccttattttcttaggaTATTTAATGTGCTTTCAATATATTTGTCCTTCATCTTCACAGACAATGCGTTGTTGGCACAGTCCCGATACATCCTGATGGAGggcatccttcttttctttggcCTCTTTGGTCTCCTGTGCATCCTCAAATTCCGTCGCTTCTACAGTCGCCCATACAGCCTGCCTTGGTTTGGTTGTCTCATCCTTGGGGCTGCCTCCCTCACGGCCTGTGTCTGGTAAGAGCTGGACACTGATaatcattattcttttatttacattagACTGGATCCTAGATTTTCACACCTTTGAATTTCCTTGTCATGTATAAATGGTGAATTAAGATCCATttggtttttattttcagtgtgcGATACTTTGGTATTTTCACAATGTTGCTGGGAATCGGCATCCTAGTGCGGGACTTTTGGGAGATGGTTGGTGATCGTATGCTGTCTGAGCGGCAGCTGCTGGGACACCTGGTGACTCGTGCTGTCATCTTCACCACCATACCTGTGGCTCTGTATCTCAGCTGCTTTTATGTCCACCTCACCTTGCTGTACAAAGCTGGGCCAAATGATAACATTATGACCTCAGCATTCCAAGCCAGTTTAGAggttagttttatttatctactttattttatttgtttattttattttattttttttgtaagaagggcactggcctagggcagcaaaaaggagggaaaaaaaggtccACCAGAGTGTCAGTCCTTAAAGAGAAAGCCAAAAGGATTACCTAAAATTGGAGGAGAAGTGTTTTGAAATCTCCCCCTTAAAGAGCTGTTCTTAAATGCACTCATTTTTTAAGAATGCGAAAAGTTACTTTTTTATTGATGGTAGATAAGCACCAGCAATACACAAGTGATGTGTTTTTCCTGCAGGGCGGCCTGGCATCCATCATTTCCAACCAGCCGGTCAAGGTGGTGCATGGGTCACAGATCACGCTGCGCCATACCCATGGCCGCACCTGCTGGCTGCACTCCCACGACGCTGTGTATCCAGTGAAGTATGCAGATAACCGAGGCTCCTCGCACCAGCAGCAGGTGACGTGCTACAGCTACAAGGATGTCAATAACTGGTGGATTGTGAAAAAGCCTGAAAAGTAAGTcttaagtgttttgttttacttgagatttttgttgatttttataattttcatcttttttatttgttttttttaataatctttattttttttacagtttttatagtttttatagtgttttctttttttgctggtgtttttctattttattattatttatttatttatttatttatttatttatctgttttgtgcgtgtgtatgtgatAGTGAAAGGAAGTTAGTTTTTTATTTCGTAACTGTCTTACacttaatgttattctgtgcagggaggagatggtggtgacggAGCCCCATGAACCCATCAGGCATGGGGACGTCATCCAGCTGGTGCATGGCCTCAGCTCTCGTGCCCTCAATGCTCATGATGTTGCTGCCCCCATGTCCCCTCACAACCAGGAGGTGAGGGATGCTGCTCCCAAGCTCACCATGCCACTGTTGTCTTCCATGTTGTATTCACTGCTGAGGCAATCCTCCGCCTCTCCCAACACTCTATAATGTCTTGTGTTAGGATGTGTTGCTTCAAGAAAGATTATAAGTGTTCACTTAGCCATCATTCTTATTGAAATATTAATTACTGCATACAAGAAATTTAGTTCATCAAATTTGgctttgttcatgtttttcttcctttgtatatgTTGCCTCCATAACATTTGTGTTTTCCATCTATTCAGGTGGCTGCATACATTGATTATAATGTATCAATGCCGGCCCAGACCTTTTGGTATGTTGATCTGCTCAATGCAGATGCTACAGAAGGCAACTGGCATGCAGTGGAGAGCCAGGTGAGGCGTGTGTTGATGAGCCTCATGTTTCGATATTGTTAATTATGTTAGAAAACCTGTATGGTTGAGATGCAAGCCATATTGCCTGTTCCCTGAGTGAATATTTGTGTTGGTTTATGTGTAAATATGATAATTACTTTTAGTTGTAACTTTCATTGTTGTAATGACCGTAGTTTGTTATCTGTCATCAGTAGAATAAAAATTTGTGTTTAATGAATCAGTTCCAAGAATAAAGAAGCTTCTAAACAGTAGGCCTTACTTTCCAGATTCGCTTGATTCATGTCAACTCTAGTCAAGCCCTGAAGTTCTCTGGGCGGCAGCTGCCAGACTGGGGCTTCCGGCAGCATGAAATAGTGACAGACAAGATTATTGACCAGGAGGACACTATCTGGAATGTGGAGGAACACCGCTATGGCAAAAGTAAGGAGTTTGTAAACCGGTCATAAGTTGTGTTCAGTCTCATTTTACTTTTCCTGTGTTTTGTATCTATATTTGGAATAAGATTTGTTCATTTGGCTGGTCATTCCATAAGTGCAGAAATTGTAATATCAGGTGAGCACAGATTGCTCTGCAACACtgaatatacatttatttatataaatgaCAAAGTAATTGCTCAGCAGCCTTACAAATAGTCATGATATGCAAGATCAAAAGATTATTTGCATATTTACATTGAGTTCAGAGACAAGGTGTAAAGTGACTAACATGTCAATCTTTCTTGACCAGCTGAAGAcaagaaagagcgagagaaagaccTGCTGCGATCAGAGATGATCCCACTGGAGCGAAGGAACCTCACCTATTGGAGCAAACTGTATGAGTTGCAGTACAAGATGCTGTTCAACAACCAGGAGAATGTTGCGGGACACATGTATGCCTCAGAGCCCCTCGACTGGCTCTTCCTGAAGCGAGGAGTTGCCTACTGGATCTCAGCAAACAGTAATGTAAGTTTTCACACACAGTTTAGGAAAGCAGAACTGATCTTTGGCACTGGGCTTTCATAATATACATTGTAGATTGGCCTAATTCTTTGAAacttttcttgtctttactGTGTTATAAATGAGTgaggtttcttgtaattttttgtttccttttctcatt
The window above is part of the Scylla paramamosain isolate STU-SP2022 chromosome 43, ASM3559412v1, whole genome shotgun sequence genome. Proteins encoded here:
- the LOC135093757 gene encoding protein O-mannosyltransferase 1-like isoform X2, with the translated sequence MEGDGESAPDTPPPETAPDSSPPSTPTTSPDDFPDKKVQSSPKATRSSQQKKARNSAKASQDTQPPLKLSLHVDGMSVTLFVVSFLTRIWRLDSPRGIVFDELHYGKYAGLYMQNTFFFDSQPPLGKQLIAFAAYLAGFDGGFKFERIGTPYDAMVPVAAMRMVPAFFGSLLMPTVYNLMVELGLSHYTGALAAFLMIFDNALLAQSRYILMEGILLFFGLFGLLCILKFRRFYSRPYSLPWFGCLILGAASLTACVCVRYFGIFTMLLGIGILVRDFWEMVGDRMLSERQLLGHLVTRAVIFTTIPVALYLSCFYVHLTLLYKAGPNDNIMTSAFQASLEGGLASIISNQPVKVVHGSQITLRHTHGRTCWLHSHDAVYPVKYADNRGSSHQQQVTCYSYKDVNNWWIVKKPEKEEMVVTEPHEPIRHGDVIQLVHGLSSRALNAHDVAAPMSPHNQEVAAYIDYNVSMPAQTFWYVDLLNADATEGNWHAVESQIRLIHVNSSQALKFSGRQLPDWGFRQHEIVTDKIIDQEDTIWNVEEHRYGKTEDKKEREKDLLRSEMIPLERRNLTYWSKLYELQYKMLFNNQENVAGHMYASEPLDWLFLKRGVAYWISANSNAQVHFLGNIVVWLSGTVALLGYVALFVVYLLRRQRSCYDLPESAWNKFCTVGEILGIGYAVHYFPYFLVDRTLFLHHYMPAYVFKICLLAAMVEHGHYLLSEYLRAPRLARAYLTGVGLWAASILYVFWFFSPVTYGTRDLTANEVMSLAWRDTWDLIIHKQ
- the LOC135093757 gene encoding protein O-mannosyltransferase 1-like isoform X1, which encodes MDVGVRNRKNKASPKSGKKTKAAEGGQTHPADTDALKRSIEKLQHLNENINRDSGDGESAPDTPPPETAPDSSPPSTPTTSPDDFPDKKVQSSPKATRSSQQKKARNSAKASQDTQPPLKLSLHVDGMSVTLFVVSFLTRIWRLDSPRGIVFDELHYGKYAGLYMQNTFFFDSQPPLGKQLIAFAAYLAGFDGGFKFERIGTPYDAMVPVAAMRMVPAFFGSLLMPTVYNLMVELGLSHYTGALAAFLMIFDNALLAQSRYILMEGILLFFGLFGLLCILKFRRFYSRPYSLPWFGCLILGAASLTACVCVRYFGIFTMLLGIGILVRDFWEMVGDRMLSERQLLGHLVTRAVIFTTIPVALYLSCFYVHLTLLYKAGPNDNIMTSAFQASLEGGLASIISNQPVKVVHGSQITLRHTHGRTCWLHSHDAVYPVKYADNRGSSHQQQVTCYSYKDVNNWWIVKKPEKEEMVVTEPHEPIRHGDVIQLVHGLSSRALNAHDVAAPMSPHNQEVAAYIDYNVSMPAQTFWYVDLLNADATEGNWHAVESQIRLIHVNSSQALKFSGRQLPDWGFRQHEIVTDKIIDQEDTIWNVEEHRYGKTEDKKEREKDLLRSEMIPLERRNLTYWSKLYELQYKMLFNNQENVAGHMYASEPLDWLFLKRGVAYWISANSNAQVHFLGNIVVWLSGTVALLGYVALFVVYLLRRQRSCYDLPESAWNKFCTVGEILGIGYAVHYFPYFLVDRTLFLHHYMPAYVFKICLLAAMVEHGHYLLSEYLRAPRLARAYLTGVGLWAASILYVFWFFSPVTYGTRDLTANEVMSLAWRDTWDLIIHKQ